A part of Clostridium novyi genomic DNA contains:
- the spoIVA gene encoding stage IV sporulation protein A, giving the protein MENFNIYKDIADRTQGDIYVGVVGPVRTGKSTFIKRFMELMVIPNIENTYKKQRAQDELPQSASGKSIHTTEPKFVPNEAIEIKLNEETKFKVRMVDCVGYIVKAALGYTEGEQPKMVMTPWYDYEIPFEEAAEMGTKKVINEHSTIGLLVTTDGSITGINREDYIEAEERVVNELKAINKPFIIILNSKNSSSDETIELGKSLEEKYNVPVQVMNIANMQQKDITNIFERILKEFPIKEINIDMPEWIEKLDVTHWLKQNFISLIKDMCQKVYKIRDIKKITNSFNDVEFLEDSKLKEINMGEGNARILLNPRNELFYKVLSEVCSQNIAGENELLNIMKELSKAKVEYDKVASALEDVKERGYGLVSPELSEMTLEEPEIVKQGTRYGVKLKASAPSLHLIRADIETEISPIIGTERESEELVTSLLEQFESDRSKIWESNMFGKSLEVMVKDGLQNKLYKMPEDVQIKMRKTLEKIINEGNGGLICIIL; this is encoded by the coding sequence TTGGAGAATTTTAACATATATAAAGATATTGCAGATAGAACTCAAGGGGACATATATGTAGGGGTTGTTGGTCCAGTAAGAACTGGAAAATCCACCTTTATAAAAAGATTTATGGAACTTATGGTTATACCTAACATAGAAAATACTTATAAGAAGCAAAGGGCTCAAGATGAACTTCCTCAAAGTGCATCGGGTAAATCTATTCATACCACAGAACCTAAATTTGTACCTAATGAAGCTATAGAAATTAAATTAAATGAAGAAACTAAATTTAAAGTACGCATGGTTGATTGTGTAGGGTATATTGTTAAAGCAGCTCTTGGATATACTGAAGGAGAGCAACCTAAGATGGTTATGACTCCTTGGTATGATTATGAAATTCCTTTTGAAGAAGCAGCCGAGATGGGAACTAAAAAAGTTATTAACGAACATTCAACAATAGGATTATTAGTAACAACGGATGGAAGTATAACAGGAATTAATAGAGAAGATTATATTGAAGCAGAAGAAAGAGTAGTAAATGAATTAAAAGCTATTAATAAACCATTTATAATAATATTAAATTCTAAAAATTCAAGTAGTGATGAAACTATAGAACTTGGAAAATCATTAGAAGAAAAATATAATGTTCCAGTTCAAGTGATGAATATAGCTAATATGCAGCAAAAAGATATAACTAATATTTTTGAGAGAATATTAAAGGAGTTTCCGATAAAAGAAATAAATATTGATATGCCAGAGTGGATAGAAAAATTAGATGTTACTCATTGGCTAAAACAAAATTTTATATCTTTAATAAAAGATATGTGTCAAAAAGTATACAAAATTAGAGATATTAAAAAAATAACTAATAGTTTTAATGATGTTGAATTTTTAGAAGATTCAAAGCTTAAAGAAATAAATATGGGTGAAGGAAATGCTAGAATTTTGCTTAATCCAAGAAATGAATTATTTTATAAAGTTTTAAGTGAAGTTTGTAGTCAAAATATTGCTGGAGAAAATGAGCTTTTAAATATAATGAAAGAACTAAGTAAAGCCAAAGTTGAATATGACAAAGTTGCTAGTGCTTTAGAAGATGTTAAAGAAAGGGGATATGGACTTGTGTCTCCAGAACTAAGTGAAATGACATTAGAAGAACCTGAAATAGTAAAACAAGGTACTAGATATGGAGTTAAATTAAAAGCAAGCGCTCCATCATTACATTTAATTAGGGCTGATATTGAAACTGAAATTTCACCTATAATAGGAACGGAACGTGAAAGTGAAGAGTTAGTTACATCTTTATTAGAACAATTTGAAAGTGATCGTTCTAAAATTTGGGAAAGTAATATGTTTGGAAAATCATTAGAAGTTATGGTTAAGGATGGATTACAGAATAAATTATATAAAATGCCTGAAGATGTTCAAATAAAAATGAGGAAAACTTTGGAGAAAATAATTAATGAGGGTAATGGTGGACTAATTTGCATAATACTATAG
- a CDS encoding asparaginase: MKKVAVVFNGGTISMTVDPRVKAVVPSLSGEEIMSMVTGIEKYATVECTTFSNLPGPHITPDKMLELSKYIQNLLKREDITGVVVTHGTDTLEETAYFLDLNIKSHKPIVITGSMRNSSELGYDGPANLSASICTVISEKAKGRGVMVCLNDEINCASEVTKTNSMKLDTFQSPEFGPIGIVDNNEAIFYRDILYKHHICTEKVESRVELIKCVSGMDSKIIDFLVQSGTKGIVIEALGRGNVPPAMVSGIERAINKGVIVIIVSRCFSGRVLDTYGYEGGGKHLREVGAIFGGALPGQKARIKLILALGKTSCVDEIKRLFEE; this comes from the coding sequence ATGAAAAAGGTAGCGGTAGTTTTTAATGGAGGAACAATATCCATGACAGTAGATCCAAGAGTAAAAGCTGTGGTTCCTTCTTTAAGTGGGGAAGAGATAATGTCTATGGTTACTGGAATCGAAAAATATGCAACAGTAGAGTGTACAACATTTTCAAATTTACCAGGACCTCATATTACACCAGATAAAATGTTAGAGTTATCAAAGTACATACAAAATTTATTAAAAAGAGAAGATATTACAGGAGTTGTAGTTACACATGGTACTGATACGTTAGAAGAAACAGCATATTTTTTAGATTTAAATATAAAAAGTCATAAGCCTATAGTTATAACAGGTTCTATGAGAAATAGTTCGGAATTAGGATATGATGGACCTGCCAATCTATCAGCTTCAATTTGTACAGTTATATCTGAAAAGGCTAAAGGTAGAGGTGTAATGGTTTGTTTAAATGATGAGATTAATTGTGCTAGTGAGGTAACAAAAACAAATTCTATGAAGTTAGACACCTTCCAAAGTCCGGAGTTTGGACCTATTGGTATTGTAGATAATAATGAGGCTATATTTTATAGGGATATTTTATATAAACATCACATTTGTACTGAAAAGGTAGAATCAAGAGTAGAACTTATTAAGTGTGTTAGCGGCATGGATTCTAAAATAATAGATTTCTTAGTTCAAAGTGGAACGAAAGGAATAGTAATTGAAGCGTTAGGAAGAGGAAATGTACCACCGGCTATGGTAAGTGGTATAGAAAGAGCTATAAATAAAGGAGTTATTGTTATAATTGTATCAAGATGTTTTAGTGGAAGGGTTCTTGATACTTATGGATATGAAGGTGGAGGAAAACATTTAAGAGAGGTAGGGGCAATATTCGGAGGTGCTTTACCAGGTCAAAAAGCTAGAATAAAGTTAATATTAGCATTAGGAAAAACTTCATGTGTTGATGAAATTAAAAGATTATTCGAAGAATAA
- the remA gene encoding extracellular matrix/biofilm regulator RemA translates to MSIKLINIGFGNIVSANRLVAIVSPESAPIKRIIQEARDRGMLIDATYGRRTRAVIITDSDHVILSAVQPETVAHRLSSKGEVNIDEVDE, encoded by the coding sequence ATGAGTATTAAGTTAATTAACATTGGATTTGGAAACATTGTTTCTGCTAATAGGCTTGTAGCAATTGTAAGCCCTGAATCGGCCCCTATAAAAAGAATAATACAGGAGGCTAGAGATAGAGGAATGCTTATAGATGCTACATATGGAAGAAGAACTAGGGCTGTAATAATTACAGATAGTGATCATGTAATACTATCAGCTGTTCAACCGGAAACAGTTGCTCACAGACTATCTTCTAAAGGTGAAGTGAACATTGATGAGGTAGATGAATAA
- the coaBC gene encoding bifunctional phosphopantothenoylcysteine decarboxylase/phosphopantothenate--cysteine ligase CoaBC: MDKKKTVVVGVTGGIAVYKALDVISRLKKAGLDVHVIMTEHATKFVNPLSFQSLSQNMVVVDMFDEPKAWEIQHISLAKKADLMLIVPATVNILGKVANGIADDMLSTTIMATKAPVVFAPAANTNMFLNPIVQRNIRVLKEYGYKFIEPASGRLACGDIGTGKLQDTELISDIVISMMHDKKDLKGKKVLVTAGPTIAPIDPVRYITNRSSGKMGYAIACEARDRGAKVTLVSGPCSIQKPFGIDVISVNTNAEMLKAVEDNFKSADIIIKSAAVADYKPKVYSDKKIKKGEGEFSLQLERDNDILKKLGTMKENQILVGFAAESNDLIENATTKLHKKNLDYIVANNIVSTDTGFASEDNKVTILCSDGRKIPLPKMNKKEVARELFDLINEKR, translated from the coding sequence ATGGATAAAAAGAAAACTGTAGTAGTGGGAGTGACTGGCGGCATTGCAGTTTATAAGGCTTTAGATGTAATTAGTAGATTAAAAAAAGCTGGATTAGATGTCCATGTTATAATGACAGAACATGCTACAAAATTCGTAAATCCATTATCATTTCAGTCCCTAAGTCAAAATATGGTTGTTGTTGATATGTTTGATGAGCCAAAAGCATGGGAAATACAACATATATCCTTGGCTAAAAAAGCTGATTTGATGCTAATAGTTCCTGCTACAGTTAATATACTAGGAAAAGTTGCCAATGGTATTGCAGATGATATGTTATCAACTACTATTATGGCAACAAAAGCACCAGTAGTATTTGCCCCAGCGGCAAATACAAATATGTTTTTGAATCCTATAGTTCAAAGAAATATAAGAGTGTTAAAAGAATATGGATATAAGTTTATAGAACCTGCATCAGGTAGACTTGCTTGTGGAGATATTGGTACAGGTAAGCTTCAAGATACAGAGCTTATTAGTGATATTGTAATTAGCATGATGCATGATAAAAAAGATTTAAAAGGTAAGAAGGTTCTAGTAACAGCAGGACCAACTATAGCACCTATAGATCCAGTAAGATATATAACAAATAGATCTAGTGGGAAAATGGGTTATGCTATTGCTTGTGAAGCTAGGGATAGAGGAGCTAAAGTTACTTTAGTTTCAGGTCCATGTAGCATACAAAAACCTTTTGGAATTGATGTTATAAGTGTTAATACAAATGCTGAAATGTTAAAAGCTGTAGAAGATAATTTTAAATCAGCAGATATAATTATCAAATCAGCAGCTGTTGCAGACTATAAGCCTAAAGTTTATTCTGATAAGAAAATAAAAAAAGGCGAAGGTGAATTTTCGCTTCAATTAGAAAGAGATAATGATATATTAAAAAAATTAGGAACTATGAAAGAAAATCAAATTTTAGTGGGTTTTGCAGCTGAAAGTAATGATTTAATAGAAAATGCCACAACAAAGTTACATAAAAAAAATTTAGATTATATAGTAGCAAACAATATAGTATCAACTGATACTGGATTTGCATCAGAAGACAATAAGGTAACTATTTTATGTTCAGATGGAAGGAAGATACCCTTACCTAAAATGAATAAAAAGGAAGTTGCCAGAGAATTATTTGATTTAATTAATGAAAAGCGCTGA
- the rpoZ gene encoding DNA-directed RNA polymerase subunit omega, giving the protein MNNYMINPSIVDLLTKVDNRYSLVTVTSKRARQIIDGDEVLVNVEDAYKPLTTAIHEVNAGEVSYESLMKGIK; this is encoded by the coding sequence ATGAACAATTATATGATTAATCCATCAATTGTAGATTTATTAACTAAGGTTGATAACAGATATTCTTTAGTTACTGTAACATCAAAAAGAGCAAGACAAATAATTGATGGAGATGAAGTGTTAGTTAATGTAGAGGACGCATACAAACCTCTTACAACAGCAATTCATGAAGTAAATGCAGGAGAAGTTTCTTATGAATCTTTAATGAAGGGAATAAAATAA
- the priA gene encoding primosomal protein N': MYQYAGIVVNNESVQVDKIFTYKIPENLINKLKIGHRVKVPFGKGNRNIDGFVMELYENFHNNYKIKPIINICDNFTVFREEDVDLIKRMREKYLCTYLECIKVIIPTGIIKGIKNKVKEVIYIGNNPTGKFYNKPYINIYEIVKLYNGLYTKTEISKKFNVSLSSINTMIKHGFLQKNETIVNRFNNRVYSNYEEKKLNEEQQVVVDSILNSNKKLFLIHGITGSGKTEIYMNMVKHMINQSKESIILVPEISLTPQMVERFKGRFGKDIAVFHSKLSDGERYDEWLRIKNKQVKVAIGARSAIFLPFNNLGMIIIDEEHEGSYKSDSNPKYNAREIGEFKCEIEGCKLVLGSATPSIDTYYRSMKDEIQLLTLKNRADGAKLPDVFTVDMRDELKSGNKSIFSNLLYEGIEEALNNKEQIILFLNRRGFSTFVSCRECGYVFKCNHCDIALTYHSKGNYLSCHYCGERYQVPHTCHKCGSKYVKYFGVGTERIEKEVKKYFPSARTLRMDFDTTRKKDSYEYIYNTFKNGDADILIGTQMVTKGLDFKNVTLVGVIAADISLNLPDFRSGEKTFQLITQVGGRAGRGEKRGKVIVQTYSPENYSIICSSNNDYDNFYKEEIEIRYNLNYPPFSKILAINISSKNENLLIKNIQKIGIILKNNFEKDNKIDILGPCPCVISKVKEFYRWQILIKGQFNNELALNIKNFVYKNLQDVYNEFRISIDVNPSTLL, encoded by the coding sequence GTGTATCAATATGCAGGAATAGTAGTAAATAATGAGTCAGTGCAAGTTGACAAAATTTTCACCTATAAGATACCAGAAAATTTAATAAACAAATTAAAAATAGGTCATAGAGTTAAAGTACCTTTTGGAAAAGGTAATAGAAATATAGATGGATTTGTTATGGAGTTGTATGAAAACTTTCATAATAATTATAAAATAAAACCTATTATAAATATATGTGATAATTTTACTGTTTTTAGAGAAGAAGATGTTGACCTTATAAAAAGAATGAGAGAAAAATATCTTTGTACATATTTAGAATGTATAAAAGTAATAATTCCAACAGGTATAATAAAAGGAATTAAAAATAAAGTAAAAGAAGTTATTTATATAGGAAATAATCCTACAGGAAAGTTTTACAACAAACCTTATATAAATATATATGAAATAGTAAAATTGTATAATGGATTGTATACAAAGACAGAAATAAGTAAAAAGTTTAATGTCTCATTGTCGTCTATAAATACTATGATTAAACATGGTTTTTTGCAGAAAAATGAAACCATTGTGAATAGATTTAATAATAGAGTTTATTCTAACTATGAAGAAAAAAAATTAAATGAAGAACAACAAGTTGTAGTAGATTCTATACTAAATTCAAATAAAAAATTGTTTTTAATTCATGGTATAACTGGTAGTGGAAAAACTGAGATTTATATGAATATGGTAAAACATATGATAAATCAAAGTAAAGAAAGTATAATTTTAGTTCCAGAGATATCTTTAACACCCCAAATGGTAGAAAGATTTAAAGGGAGATTTGGAAAAGATATTGCTGTTTTTCATAGTAAACTTTCTGATGGAGAAAGATATGATGAATGGCTTAGAATTAAAAATAAACAAGTGAAAGTTGCTATAGGAGCTAGATCTGCAATATTTTTACCTTTTAATAATTTAGGTATGATAATTATAGATGAAGAACATGAAGGAAGTTATAAGTCTGATAGTAATCCCAAATATAATGCAAGAGAAATTGGGGAATTTAAATGTGAAATTGAAGGCTGTAAATTAGTACTGGGTTCAGCAACTCCATCTATAGATACATATTATCGAAGTATGAAAGATGAAATACAGTTATTAACTTTAAAGAATAGAGCTGATGGAGCAAAATTACCAGATGTTTTTACTGTTGATATGAGAGATGAACTTAAAAGTGGAAATAAATCTATTTTTAGCAATTTGCTATATGAGGGGATAGAGGAAGCCTTAAATAATAAAGAGCAAATAATATTATTTTTAAATAGAAGGGGTTTTTCAACATTTGTATCATGTAGAGAATGTGGATATGTATTTAAGTGTAATCATTGTGATATAGCTCTAACTTATCATAGTAAAGGCAACTATTTAAGTTGTCATTATTGTGGTGAGAGGTATCAAGTACCTCATACTTGCCATAAATGTGGAAGCAAATATGTGAAATATTTTGGAGTAGGTACTGAGAGAATAGAAAAAGAGGTTAAAAAATATTTTCCAAGTGCAAGAACATTAAGAATGGATTTTGATACTACTAGAAAAAAGGATTCTTATGAATATATATATAATACTTTTAAAAATGGTGATGCAGATATATTAATTGGTACTCAAATGGTAACTAAAGGATTAGATTTCAAAAATGTTACTTTAGTAGGTGTAATTGCAGCAGATATATCTTTAAATTTACCTGATTTTCGTTCAGGAGAAAAAACATTTCAATTAATAACTCAGGTAGGCGGAAGAGCAGGTCGAGGTGAAAAAAGAGGGAAAGTTATAGTGCAAACATATAGTCCTGAAAATTATAGTATAATATGTTCATCTAACAATGATTATGATAATTTTTATAAAGAAGAAATAGAAATAAGATATAATCTTAACTATCCTCCTTTTTCGAAAATACTTGCTATAAATATTAGTAGCAAGAATGAAAATCTATTAATAAAAAATATACAAAAAATTGGCATTATATTAAAAAATAATTTTGAAAAAGATAATAAAATAGATATATTAGGACCTTGTCCTTGTGTAATATCAAAAGTTAAAGAATTTTACAGATGGCAAATACTGATAAAAGGACAATTTAATAATGAATTAGCATTAAATATAAAAAATTTTGTTTATAAAAATTTGCAAGATGTATATAATGAGTTTAGGATTAGTATAGATGTTAATCCTAGCACTTTATTATAA
- a CDS encoding YicC/YloC family endoribonuclease: MLRSMTGFGRGMTKEGSNRSFTIEIKSVNHRYFDLNLKMPRNLLSLENKIREAIKQKINRGKVDVFITQNVYGNDDIEVKFNEQLADSYFKCLEKIKDRYDTNNDISVSLIAKFPEVISVEKKEEDSQEIWDYIEQPLNDAVESLVNMREKEGKKLKEDVINKCNIIQESLKEVEKRAPLVVKDYKNRLNNRIIELLDNSDIDESRISMEVAVFADKAAIDEEVVRLNSHIVQLKDTLEKNEPVGRKLDFIVQEMNRETNTISSKANDLQIVNLTINMKNYIEKIREQIQNIE; encoded by the coding sequence ATGTTAAGGAGCATGACGGGCTTTGGTAGGGGAATGACAAAGGAAGGAAGTAATCGCAGTTTTACTATTGAGATTAAGAGTGTAAATCATAGATATTTTGATTTAAATTTAAAAATGCCTAGGAATTTATTATCTCTAGAGAACAAAATCAGAGAGGCTATTAAACAAAAAATTAATAGAGGCAAAGTAGATGTTTTCATTACTCAAAATGTGTATGGTAATGATGATATAGAAGTAAAATTTAATGAACAGTTAGCAGACAGTTATTTTAAATGTTTAGAAAAAATCAAAGATAGATATGATACTAATAATGATATTTCAGTATCTCTTATTGCTAAATTTCCTGAAGTTATATCTGTTGAAAAAAAGGAAGAGGATTCACAAGAAATTTGGGACTACATTGAACAACCTTTAAATGATGCTGTAGAATCTCTAGTTAATATGAGAGAAAAAGAAGGTAAGAAATTAAAAGAAGATGTTATTAATAAATGTAATATTATACAAGAATCATTGAAAGAAGTTGAAAAAAGAGCTCCTTTAGTAGTAAAAGATTATAAAAATAGACTTAATAATAGAATTATTGAACTTTTAGATAATAGTGATATAGATGAATCTAGAATATCTATGGAAGTAGCTGTTTTCGCAGATAAAGCAGCAATTGATGAGGAAGTTGTAAGGCTTAACAGTCACATTGTTCAATTGAAAGATACTTTAGAAAAGAATGAGCCAGTTGGAAGAAAGCTTGATTTCATAGTTCAAGAAATGAATAGAGAAACAAATACTATATCTTCAAAAGCAAATGATTTACAAATAGTAAATCTAACTATAAATATGAAGAATTACATAGAAAAAATTAGAGAACAAATACAAAATATAGAATAA
- the der gene encoding ribosome biogenesis GTPase Der encodes MGKPIVAIVGRPNVGKSTLFNKLAGKRIAIVDDMPGVTRDRIYAQAEWLNNKFTIIDTGGIEPESEDVIVAQMRRQAQMAIEMADVVLFIVDGKQGLADADREVAQMLRKANKSIVLAVNKIDRRQLDDNIYEFYNLGLGDPMAISASQGLGLGDLLDEVVDKFPETNEDDEENEYIRIAMVGRPNVGKSSLINRILGEEKHIVSNIPGTTRDSVDSYIEREEGKFALIDTAGLRRKSKIKEQVERYSAVRTIASIENADVCILMLDAEQGIAEQDEKIIGYAHELNKAIIVIVNKWDLIEKDDKTMKNFKDKLRYELSFLPYASFLFISAKTGQRVNKVLGMAKECYNNYCKRVKTGILNEVISKAILMKEPPVVGTSRLKVYYVTQIGTKPPTFVFFVNNPELVHFSYRRYLENQLRENFDFSGTGIKLEFRERKE; translated from the coding sequence ATGGGTAAGCCAATAGTTGCAATAGTAGGAAGACCGAATGTTGGAAAATCTACTTTATTTAATAAATTAGCAGGAAAAAGAATAGCAATAGTAGATGATATGCCAGGTGTTACAAGAGATAGAATATATGCTCAAGCTGAATGGTTAAATAATAAATTTACTATAATAGATACAGGTGGAATTGAACCAGAAAGTGAAGATGTTATTGTAGCTCAAATGAGAAGACAGGCACAAATGGCTATAGAAATGGCAGATGTTGTATTATTTATTGTTGATGGTAAACAAGGACTTGCAGATGCAGATAGAGAAGTTGCACAAATGTTAAGAAAAGCAAATAAGTCTATAGTTTTAGCAGTAAACAAAATAGATAGAAGACAATTAGATGATAATATATATGAATTTTATAATTTAGGATTAGGAGATCCTATGGCTATTTCTGCATCACAAGGATTAGGACTTGGAGATCTTTTAGATGAAGTAGTTGATAAGTTTCCAGAAACTAATGAAGATGATGAAGAAAATGAATATATAAGAATAGCAATGGTAGGAAGACCAAATGTTGGGAAATCATCTCTTATTAATAGAATATTAGGAGAAGAAAAACATATAGTTAGTAATATTCCAGGAACTACAAGGGATTCTGTAGATAGTTATATAGAAAGAGAAGAAGGAAAATTTGCTTTAATCGATACAGCTGGACTCAGAAGAAAAAGTAAAATAAAAGAACAAGTAGAAAGATATAGTGCTGTTAGAACTATTGCATCTATAGAAAATGCGGATGTATGTATTTTAATGTTAGATGCTGAACAAGGTATTGCAGAACAAGATGAGAAAATAATAGGATATGCACATGAGCTTAATAAAGCTATAATAGTTATTGTAAACAAATGGGATTTAATTGAAAAAGATGATAAGACTATGAAAAACTTCAAAGATAAACTAAGATATGAATTATCATTTTTACCTTATGCATCATTTTTATTTATATCAGCTAAGACAGGTCAAAGAGTAAATAAAGTTTTAGGTATGGCTAAGGAATGTTATAATAATTATTGTAAGCGTGTTAAAACAGGAATATTAAATGAAGTTATAAGTAAAGCAATTTTAATGAAAGAACCTCCAGTAGTTGGTACAAGTAGATTAAAAGTTTATTATGTAACTCAAATTGGAACTAAACCACCTACATTTGTATTCTTTGTAAATAACCCAGAATTAGTGCACTTCTCTTATAGAAGATATCTAGAAAATCAACTAAGAGAAAATTTTGATTTTAGTGGTACTGGAATTAAATTAGAGTTTAGAGAAAGAAAAGAATAA
- a CDS encoding NCS2 family permease gives MEKFFQFKEKGTDFKKEVTAGITTFLAMAYIIAVNPDILSIAGMPKGAVLTATCLTAGLTTIFMGLYAKLPFALASGMGLNAFFTFSVVKVMGVQWETALTAVFLEGIIFIILSLTNIREAVVNAIPNTLKLAVTVGIGFFIAFIGFANAGIVVKSPDTFVKLGDFTTPTVFITCMGIIVIVILSKKNIRGALLWGIVISTLIGWLYALVNTQVAAEVYGIHLPNGIFKYESIKPVAFKLDFSHIKDGTRIFQFITVVFTFLFVDFFDTVGTLIGVASKVGMVDNKGRVQNAGKALLVDSIGTTFGAVMGTSAVTTYVESSAGVAAGGRTGLTSIVTGILFLLALFLSPLFIAIPACATAPVLIIVGFFMIENVIKINFQDFTEGVPAFLTIALMPLTYSIGDGLTLGILSYVILNLANNLFTKDRSKKKKVSFVLSILAILFIIKLIAVGLSSK, from the coding sequence ATGGAAAAATTTTTTCAATTTAAAGAAAAAGGTACGGATTTTAAGAAAGAAGTAACAGCAGGAATTACTACATTTTTAGCCATGGCTTATATTATAGCTGTAAATCCTGATATATTATCTATTGCTGGAATGCCTAAAGGAGCAGTTTTAACAGCTACATGTTTAACAGCGGGGTTAACAACTATATTTATGGGTTTGTATGCAAAATTACCATTTGCATTAGCTTCAGGGATGGGACTTAATGCATTTTTTACATTTAGTGTTGTTAAGGTTATGGGAGTCCAGTGGGAAACTGCATTAACTGCTGTTTTTTTAGAAGGTATTATATTTATTATATTATCATTAACTAATATAAGAGAGGCTGTTGTTAATGCTATTCCAAATACATTGAAATTAGCAGTAACAGTAGGAATTGGGTTTTTTATAGCATTTATTGGTTTTGCAAATGCGGGAATAGTAGTGAAAAGTCCAGATACTTTTGTGAAATTAGGTGATTTTACAACACCTACAGTATTTATAACTTGTATGGGAATAATAGTTATAGTAATCTTATCAAAAAAAAATATTAGAGGTGCTTTGCTTTGGGGAATAGTTATAAGTACATTAATTGGTTGGTTATACGCGTTAGTAAATACTCAAGTTGCAGCAGAAGTATATGGTATTCATTTGCCTAATGGTATATTTAAGTATGAATCTATTAAACCCGTAGCTTTTAAATTAGATTTTTCACATATAAAAGATGGTACAAGAATTTTTCAGTTTATTACTGTAGTATTTACTTTCTTATTTGTAGATTTCTTTGATACAGTTGGAACATTAATTGGGGTAGCTTCAAAAGTTGGGATGGTAGATAATAAAGGAAGGGTTCAAAATGCTGGTAAAGCATTGCTTGTTGATTCTATTGGTACAACCTTTGGTGCGGTTATGGGTACATCAGCAGTTACAACCTATGTTGAAAGTTCAGCAGGGGTTGCAGCTGGTGGAAGAACAGGATTAACATCTATTGTAACAGGTATACTATTTTTACTTGCACTGTTTTTATCACCATTATTTATAGCCATTCCTGCATGTGCAACAGCACCAGTGCTTATTATAGTTGGATTTTTTATGATAGAAAATGTAATAAAAATAAATTTTCAAGATTTTACTGAAGGGGTACCAGCATTTTTAACAATAGCGTTAATGCCATTAACTTATAGTATTGGAGATGGATTAACCCTTGGAATATTATCTTATGTTATATTAAATTTAGCAAATAATTTATTTACAAAGGACCGTAGTAAAAAGAAAAAAGTTTCATTTGTTCTATCTATACTGGCTATTTTATTTATTATTAAATTAATTGCAGTGGGACTTAGTAGTAAATAA
- the gmk gene encoding guanylate kinase, whose product MNQANKDNQGLLLVISGPSGAGKGTICKELMKNGDFWLSVSATTRFPRKGEVHGENYYFLSKENFIDRIDQQDFLEYAEVYGNYYGTPKSNVLEKLKDGKDVILEIDIQGALKVKENYPKGIFIFILPPSMEELKNRIIKRGSETEESLMTRFKSAYKEINYVSKYNYAVINDEVEKAVEKIKSIIIAEKCSVDRIEQNIFSKEGLIHEQLYD is encoded by the coding sequence ATGAATCAAGCAAATAAAGATAATCAGGGGCTTTTACTAGTAATCTCAGGGCCATCAGGAGCAGGTAAAGGTACAATATGTAAAGAACTAATGAAAAATGGGGATTTTTGGCTATCGGTTTCAGCAACGACAAGATTTCCGAGAAAAGGGGAAGTCCATGGTGAAAATTATTATTTTTTAAGTAAAGAAAATTTTATTGATAGAATAGATCAACAAGATTTTCTTGAATATGCTGAAGTATATGGTAATTATTATGGCACTCCAAAATCTAATGTATTAGAAAAATTAAAAGATGGCAAAGATGTTATATTAGAGATAGATATTCAAGGAGCTTTAAAAGTTAAAGAAAATTATCCTAAAGGAATATTTATTTTCATATTACCTCCTTCTATGGAAGAATTAAAAAATAGAATTATAAAAAGGGGTAGTGAAACAGAAGAATCATTAATGACTAGATTTAAATCAGCTTATAAAGAAATCAATTATGTGTCAAAATATAATTATGCTGTTATTAATGATGAAGTAGAAAAGGCTGTTGAAAAAATAAAAAGCATAATAATAGCTGAAAAATGTAGTGTAGATAGAATAGAACAAAATATTTTTTCTAAGGAGGGTTTAATCCATGAACAATTATATGATTAA